The following proteins are encoded in a genomic region of Ignavibacteria bacterium:
- a CDS encoding M20/M25/M40 family metallo-hydrolase produces MLYKILHHILFFAVIIFLTEIIVAQSKKTLVSSDENEALIILSHNSFSSVLKEIPISQFHLYQKLAHSYFLGASNRTLVQMHHSRIPFTRIDEHPWKTSYAIVEQFSRIAEKNTVSRFAEVLYSENNISLVAGNALQFEQLRQQGFTVVEIQKKEILFDFSKTHLPSFSFEQDDTITQIIANVSDSTIRNYIQSLQNFGTRYYSKPTHDTVVRWIKKQFQNSGIADVVLDSFSYNSTSQKNVVATIHGTLEPSAEIIVGGHLDSYSSNTNQAPGADDNASGTAAAIEMARVLQLINYQPRHTLRFIGFAAEEAGLIGSGVYAQKAHQQNRNIKVMMNYDMIGNRNQSQSDRDFYIVWYPGSEAFSNLHAVIAETYTTLNPLLTTSYRSGSDSWSFYQQNYRAVFCIERDFSPYYHSPNDLIQYLDIPYTNEIIRAGLAMLLTLDQLPPYLNKVEVRDRGNGTSLFVQWNASTVLDFSQYKISVGTTSGAYDTSFSTTNTSFTIQNLISGTQYFIGVSIVDLTGSESIIVEKNATPLVIPRAPSGISTEVSVGNILLKWNKNSEMDLRGYNLYRAQNPFSPFTILNSFPIFDTLWSDSSFISGTYYYFATALDSSENESVHSDTVSATIVNVSATTEEQLGCSLSQNYPNPFNPKTDFRFQIADFGFVTLKIYDVSGKVVATLVNKNVAAGTYSVTWDATEFPSGIYFYQLKTNDGKQSLMKKLLLLK; encoded by the coding sequence ATGCTGTATAAAATTTTACATCATATTTTATTTTTTGCGGTAATTATTTTTCTAACGGAAATCATCGTTGCACAATCGAAAAAAACATTGGTTTCATCGGACGAAAACGAAGCGCTGATTATCCTTTCGCACAATAGTTTTTCTTCGGTGCTGAAAGAAATACCCATTTCGCAATTCCATCTTTATCAGAAACTTGCACATTCGTATTTCCTCGGAGCAAGTAATCGAACGCTCGTTCAAATGCATCATTCGCGAATTCCGTTCACTCGTATTGATGAACATCCGTGGAAAACATCGTATGCAATCGTGGAACAATTTTCTCGTATTGCAGAAAAAAATACCGTGTCAAGATTTGCAGAAGTATTATATTCAGAAAATAATATTTCCTTGGTTGCAGGAAACGCATTACAATTCGAACAATTGCGACAACAGGGTTTTACCGTTGTTGAAATTCAGAAAAAAGAAATTCTTTTTGATTTTTCAAAAACACATCTTCCATCGTTTTCTTTCGAACAAGACGATACCATTACTCAAATCATTGCAAATGTTTCCGACTCGACTATTCGCAACTACATTCAATCGTTGCAAAATTTCGGAACACGGTATTATTCCAAGCCAACACACGATACCGTAGTGCGATGGATAAAAAAACAATTTCAAAATTCCGGAATTGCAGATGTGGTGCTTGATAGTTTTTCTTACAACAGCACTTCGCAAAAAAACGTAGTCGCAACCATTCACGGAACACTTGAACCATCGGCGGAAATTATTGTTGGCGGTCATCTCGATTCGTACAGTTCCAATACGAATCAGGCGCCGGGAGCAGATGATAATGCTTCGGGAACTGCAGCAGCAATAGAAATGGCTCGCGTTTTACAACTTATCAATTACCAACCACGACACACATTGCGGTTTATCGGATTTGCAGCAGAAGAAGCAGGACTTATCGGAAGCGGGGTGTATGCGCAAAAGGCGCACCAGCAAAACCGAAATATAAAAGTTATGATGAATTACGATATGATTGGCAACAGAAATCAATCGCAAAGCGACAGAGATTTTTATATAGTATGGTATCCCGGAAGCGAAGCATTTTCCAATTTACACGCAGTAATTGCGGAAACATATACAACATTAAATCCTCTCTTAACTACGTCGTATCGCAGCGGAAGCGACAGTTGGTCGTTTTATCAGCAAAATTACCGTGCTGTTTTTTGCATCGAGCGCGATTTCAGTCCGTATTATCATTCTCCAAACGATTTGATTCAGTATCTCGATATTCCGTACACCAATGAAATTATTCGCGCTGGACTTGCGATGTTGCTTACACTTGACCAACTTCCTCCTTATTTAAATAAAGTAGAAGTTCGCGACCGAGGAAACGGGACATCTCTTTTTGTCCAATGGAATGCAAGCACAGTGCTTGATTTTTCACAATACAAAATTTCTGTCGGTACAACTTCGGGAGCGTACGACACAAGTTTTTCCACGACGAATACATCATTCACAATACAAAATTTAATTTCGGGAACGCAATATTTTATCGGCGTTTCGATTGTTGATTTAACAGGAAGCGAAAGTATTATTGTAGAAAAAAATGCAACGCCATTAGTTATTCCGCGTGCTCCTTCTGGAATTTCTACGGAAGTTTCTGTTGGAAATATATTGTTGAAGTGGAATAAAAATTCCGAAATGGATTTACGTGGATATAATTTGTATCGTGCGCAAAATCCATTTTCTCCGTTCACAATTTTAAATTCGTTTCCGATTTTCGATACACTTTGGAGTGATAGTTCATTTATTTCAGGAACGTATTACTATTTTGCAACCGCGCTCGATTCTTCAGAAAACGAAAGCGTCCATTCCGATACTGTTTCTGCAACCATTGTCAATGTTTCTGCAACAACAGAAGAACAACTTGGATGTTCTCTTTCACAAAATTATCCCAATCCGTTTAACCCGAAAACAGATTTCAGATTTCAGATTGCTGACTTTGGATTTGTAACGCTGAAAATTTATGATGTTTCGGGAAAGGTAGTAGCAACGCTTGTCAATAAGAATGTTGCTGCGGGCACATATTCAGTTACTTGGGATGCGACTGAATTCCCCAGTGGAATATATTTTTATCAACTGAAAACCAACGATGGAAAACAATCTCTTATGAAAAAACTTTTGTTGCTCAAATGA
- a CDS encoding T9SS type A sorting domain-containing protein produces MPKLFLVFGISFSLLVFPHLLISQIQNVRVSSPSSTSPEEVSIAINPTNPDNLIAGANIRFTYYSTNAGQSWTQGQLPQGTWGDPCVLFDVNGRAYYAHLSNPSGGYFIERLIIHRSTNGGIRWHDSVDIGYNPPKQQDKEWLAVDNTNSPFRNSLYMTWTEFDDYGSSNPLDSSRILFARSLDSGTTWTTPKKICDKSGDCIDSDNTVEGAVPAVGPNGEIYTSWSGPLGIMFDKSADGGNTWGTDVFVATQPGGWDFDVPGIYRANGLPITACDVSNSPYRGNIYVAWSDQRNGANNTDIFVIKSTNGGNTWGAIKKVNDDITASQQFFVWMTIDQTTGNVYFVFYDRRNTTGNATDVYVAQSSDGGETFVNFKVSQSSFVPNSSVFFGDYICIAAHNRKIYPLWTRMDNSNLSVWTAIITDTTNVGVNDESQLPSDFILSQNFPNPFNPQTTIPFALNNDGFVSLKIFDILGREVASLVNAHIQAGTYNITWNATNVSSGIYLCRLQSKEFSTYKKMFLHK; encoded by the coding sequence ATGCCTAAACTTTTTCTCGTTTTCGGAATTTCATTTTCTCTTCTCGTCTTTCCGCATTTACTCATTTCCCAAATTCAAAATGTTCGCGTAAGCAGTCCATCAAGCACATCACCCGAAGAAGTATCCATTGCTATCAATCCCACAAATCCTGATAATCTCATTGCCGGCGCCAATATCCGATTCACATATTATTCAACAAATGCGGGACAATCGTGGACACAAGGACAATTGCCGCAAGGAACGTGGGGAGATCCGTGTGTTCTATTTGACGTCAACGGAAGAGCATATTATGCGCATCTTTCCAATCCTTCAGGCGGGTATTTTATTGAACGTCTCATCATTCATCGTTCAACAAACGGCGGAATACGTTGGCACGATTCCGTTGACATTGGTTACAATCCTCCGAAACAACAGGACAAAGAATGGCTTGCTGTTGATAATACAAATTCTCCGTTCAGAAATTCATTGTATATGACGTGGACAGAATTTGATGATTACGGAAGTTCCAATCCCCTCGATAGTTCACGAATTTTATTTGCACGCTCGTTGGATTCCGGAACAACGTGGACAACGCCGAAAAAAATCTGCGACAAAAGCGGCGATTGTATTGATAGCGATAATACTGTTGAAGGCGCAGTTCCTGCAGTTGGTCCCAACGGCGAAATTTATACTTCGTGGTCAGGACCGCTTGGAATAATGTTCGACAAATCTGCCGACGGCGGAAATACGTGGGGAACAGATGTTTTTGTTGCAACACAACCGGGAGGGTGGGATTTCGATGTTCCGGGAATTTATCGCGCAAACGGATTACCAATTACTGCCTGCGATGTTAGCAATTCACCGTATCGCGGAAATATTTATGTTGCTTGGAGCGACCAACGCAACGGTGCAAACAATACTGATATTTTTGTAATAAAATCTACGAACGGCGGAAATACGTGGGGGGCAATAAAAAAAGTGAACGATGATATAACTGCGTCGCAGCAATTTTTTGTATGGATGACGATTGACCAAACAACCGGAAATGTATATTTTGTTTTTTACGACAGAAGAAATACGACGGGAAATGCAACAGATGTGTATGTTGCACAATCGAGCGACGGCGGTGAAACATTTGTGAACTTCAAAGTCAGTCAATCGTCGTTTGTTCCGAATTCATCCGTGTTTTTCGGAGATTACATTTGCATCGCCGCTCACAACAGAAAAATATATCCGCTATGGACACGAATGGATAATTCAAACTTAAGCGTGTGGACTGCGATAATCACTGATACAACAAATGTTGGCGTGAATGATGAATCACAACTTCCTTCCGATTTTATCCTCTCGCAAAATTTTCCTAATCCGTTTAATCCGCAAACAACAATCCCGTTTGCGCTGAACAATGATGGATTTGTGTCACTAAAAATTTTTGACATCTTGGGAAGAGAAGTTGCTTCTCTCGTGAACGCACACATTCAAGCGGGAACGTATAATATTACGTGGAACGCAACGAATGTTTCGAGCGGGATTTATCTTTGTCGGTTACAATCGAAAGAGTTTTCTACATACAAAAAAATGTTTCTTCACAAATAA
- a CDS encoding transporter, protein MQPFFNLLAENPLLLLFTVIGFGFLLGNIKIGGFSLGVAAVLFVGIAFSAMDNRLHLPESIYIIGLVMFVYAIGLQSGPGFFASFQKRGFRINAVSLFIISAGALITFVVGTLFQLSSSEIVGLFCGALTNTPALAATVETIKQITANSSSTTAEIMNNSPVVIYGLVYPFGVLGVILWCFIFNKYFKTDFEKETKETAAETILSKTFKVTNPAIVGKTIEMVLKFVEHAGFTISRIRRGEMFFLVTSETTLEFNDYLIIVGTESSLEKAYILFGDVAEINLNIGEQPSEFSYRRIFVSNKSVVGKTIRELNLQQLLGATITRLLRGDVEFVPSLETTLELGDRIRVVTKKENMERVTKFFGDSVKAISETDFLSVSLGIVLGVFLGMVPFPLPNGMTFKLGFAGGPLIVALLLGKLERTGPITWSMPLNANLVLRQLGLVFFLSGIGTKAGKGFAEIFLRGGIEIIIAGAIITSLVTICTIVIGYKFLHLPMSSVLGILSGVQTQPAVLAYANQQAQNELPNLWYATVYPASMIAKIILAQVLVSLLLFS, encoded by the coding sequence ATGCAACCATTTTTTAATTTACTCGCAGAAAATCCGCTACTACTATTATTCACCGTAATCGGATTCGGATTTCTTTTGGGAAATATAAAAATAGGTGGATTCTCACTTGGTGTTGCAGCAGTGTTGTTTGTTGGAATTGCATTCAGCGCAATGGATAATCGTTTGCATCTTCCCGAATCCATCTACATCATCGGATTGGTGATGTTCGTGTATGCAATAGGATTGCAATCGGGTCCGGGATTTTTTGCTTCATTTCAAAAACGCGGCTTTCGAATCAATGCAGTTTCGCTGTTCATTATTTCCGCAGGCGCATTGATAACGTTCGTCGTTGGAACGTTATTTCAGTTATCGTCGTCGGAAATTGTCGGATTATTTTGCGGCGCGCTCACCAACACTCCCGCTCTTGCCGCTACCGTTGAAACAATCAAACAAATCACTGCGAATTCTTCATCAACAACTGCGGAAATAATGAACAATAGTCCCGTTGTTATTTACGGTCTTGTATATCCTTTCGGCGTGTTGGGCGTAATTCTCTGGTGTTTTATTTTCAACAAATATTTTAAAACGGATTTTGAAAAAGAAACAAAAGAAACTGCGGCAGAAACGATTCTCAGTAAAACGTTTAAAGTTACCAATCCCGCTATTGTCGGAAAGACGATAGAGATGGTTTTAAAATTCGTTGAACATGCTGGTTTTACCATCAGCAGAATAAGAAGAGGAGAAATGTTTTTTCTCGTTACGTCGGAAACAACATTAGAATTCAATGATTATCTCATTATTGTCGGAACGGAATCGTCGTTGGAAAAAGCGTATATTTTATTTGGCGACGTTGCGGAGATAAACTTGAATATCGGAGAACAGCCAAGCGAATTCAGTTACCGAAGAATTTTTGTTTCCAATAAATCCGTTGTCGGAAAAACCATTCGCGAACTCAATCTTCAACAATTGCTCGGCGCAACCATAACGCGATTATTGCGCGGCGACGTGGAGTTTGTTCCATCATTGGAAACAACGCTTGAATTGGGAGACAGAATCCGCGTTGTAACAAAAAAAGAAAATATGGAACGCGTTACAAAGTTTTTCGGTGATTCCGTCAAAGCAATTTCGGAAACAGATTTTCTCTCTGTTTCGTTAGGAATAGTATTAGGGGTTTTTCTTGGAATGGTTCCGTTTCCACTTCCGAATGGGATGACGTTCAAACTTGGATTTGCAGGAGGTCCATTAATTGTTGCGTTGCTCTTGGGAAAACTTGAGCGCACGGGACCAATTACGTGGAGTATGCCATTGAACGCAAATTTAGTACTGCGACAACTTGGATTAGTTTTTTTCCTTTCCGGAATTGGAACAAAAGCAGGAAAAGGATTTGCAGAAATTTTTTTACGAGGAGGAATAGAAATCATTATTGCCGGCGCAATCATTACTTCGCTCGTTACCATTTGTACCATTGTTATCGGTTACAAATTTTTGCATCTTCCGATGTCGTCGGTGCTGGGAATACTGTCGGGAGTTCAAACACAACCTGCCGTACTTGCGTATGCAAATCAGCAAGCGCAAAACGAACTTCCGAATCTTTGGTACGCAACCGTGTATCCCGCTTCGATGATTGCGAAAATCATTCTTGCGCAGGTTTTAGTTTCTCTTTTGTTGTTCTCATAG
- a CDS encoding T9SS type A sorting domain-containing protein, giving the protein MRKIFLLCTFCILELHSVRSHEDEIYFSFRIKNASELTQLTQLISIDNVKCDTVFAYANSTQWKVFLQKNYATKKLVHPGSAFLHEMSNVPLSTTSWDKYPTYAAYLAMMRQFADSFPNICSLDTIGYSVQGRQILAVKISDSVHQNESEPEFFYTSTMHGDETVGFVILLRLIDTILRQYENDSSQNFRMTNLVNNLEIWINPLSNPDGTYRLGGDTTVNNARRFNANGKDLNRNFPDRIFDTTSTTNGREIETRAMMQFTSQHNFILSANFHGGAQVVNYPWDNGASSGTYSACPEDAWFIELSKKYSLPNPDLMNGGFANGITNGCDWYAINGGRQDWMYWWKGGRETTIELWNAKNPQGSVLPQRWVNNQESLLAYMEEALKGIHGTIYDAQNGTPVRAKIVVQNFPTIAVYSDSLVGDFHRLIAPGNYSILVSAPNYIPDTMNNIVVVDTMSTVLQIPLQKITNDISENENFSSSFLLLQNFPNPFNPTTAIHFTLSTAALTSLKVYDILGKEVATLINRRIMNEGKHEIEFDARTVTSGIYFYRLDVTHPDNAELHFTETKKLLLLK; this is encoded by the coding sequence ATGAGAAAAATATTTTTACTATGTACGTTTTGTATTCTCGAATTGCACTCTGTACGTTCGCATGAAGATGAAATTTATTTTTCGTTTCGAATCAAGAACGCATCAGAGTTAACGCAACTCACGCAACTGATTTCGATAGATAACGTGAAATGTGATACGGTTTTTGCATACGCAAATTCAACGCAGTGGAAAGTTTTTTTACAAAAAAATTATGCAACAAAAAAACTTGTTCATCCCGGAAGTGCATTTCTTCACGAAATGTCTAACGTTCCACTTTCAACAACATCGTGGGACAAGTATCCGACGTACGCCGCATATCTTGCAATGATGCGGCAATTCGCTGATAGTTTTCCGAATATTTGTTCGCTTGATACTATTGGTTATTCTGTCCAGGGAAGACAAATTCTTGCAGTAAAAATTTCTGATTCCGTTCATCAAAATGAAAGTGAGCCGGAATTTTTTTACACATCAACAATGCATGGCGATGAAACTGTTGGCTTTGTAATACTTTTGCGATTGATTGATACAATACTGCGGCAGTACGAAAATGATTCGTCGCAAAATTTTCGAATGACCAATCTTGTGAACAACTTAGAAATCTGGATCAATCCGTTATCGAATCCCGACGGAACATATCGTTTGGGAGGCGATACAACGGTGAACAACGCGCGGCGATTCAATGCAAACGGAAAAGATTTGAACAGAAATTTTCCCGATAGAATCTTCGATACAACCAGCACAACGAATGGAAGAGAAATAGAAACACGAGCGATGATGCAATTTACATCGCAGCATAATTTTATTCTTTCAGCAAATTTTCACGGCGGCGCGCAAGTTGTCAATTATCCATGGGACAACGGGGCAAGCAGCGGAACATATTCTGCGTGTCCCGAGGATGCGTGGTTTATTGAACTTTCAAAAAAATATTCGTTGCCGAATCCGGATTTGATGAACGGCGGATTTGCAAACGGAATTACCAACGGTTGCGATTGGTACGCCATTAACGGAGGAAGACAAGATTGGATGTATTGGTGGAAAGGCGGAAGAGAAACTACTATTGAATTGTGGAACGCAAAAAATCCGCAGGGTTCTGTTCTTCCTCAACGTTGGGTGAATAATCAAGAATCTCTTCTTGCATATATGGAAGAAGCATTGAAAGGAATTCACGGAACAATTTATGATGCGCAAAACGGAACGCCAGTAAGAGCAAAAATTGTCGTTCAAAATTTTCCTACAATTGCAGTGTATTCCGATTCGCTCGTTGGGGATTTTCATCGTTTGATTGCGCCGGGAAATTATTCGATTCTTGTTTCTGCTCCGAACTATATTCCTGATACAATGAACAATATCGTCGTGGTTGATACAATGAGCACAGTATTGCAGATTCCGTTACAAAAAATTACCAATGATATTTCTGAAAACGAAAATTTCAGTTCTTCGTTTTTGCTTTTACAAAATTTTCCGAATCCGTTTAATCCGACGACTGCTATACACTTTACATTATCCACTGCTGCACTTACCTCGTTGAAAGTATATGATATTCTTGGAAAGGAAGTTGCAACATTGATTAACAGGAGAATAATGAATGAAGGAAAACACGAAATCGAATTTGATGCAAGAACTGTAACAAGTGGAATATACTTTTATCGTTTGGATGTTACGCATCCCGATAACGCAGAATTACATTTCACAGAAACAAAAAAATTATTGTTACTGAAATAA